CCGGCAGTTGGCCTATATTCGCGAGCTGATCGGCGGCTACCGGCACCAGATTCTCATGGGTGACATGAACACCCATGCCACCGACTTGCTTGATCACTCGCCGCTGCGCGATCTGGGCCTGGTCGCGCCCCAGGTCGAAGCCACCTTCCCCAGCTGGCGGCCGCAGCGCTGCCTGGATCACATCCTGCTCAGCCCGAGCCTGACGCTGGAGCGCGTCGAGGTCCTGGCACAGCCAATTTCCGATCACCTGCCCGTCGCCGTCGAGATCCGATTGCCTGAAGCCTTGACTGTGGATACGCTGCCGGTCCTGAGCTAGCGCCTGCAGCACTCAAGTCTTCGGTCTGTTCGCCGAAATCGAGTCATTACGGGACTAGATGCGATCACCGGATGCGGATCCTGGCATGACCGAAGAAGCCGAGCGCTGGAAAGAAAAATACCTTAAAAGCATCGAACAGCAGGAAAAGCTCGAGCGGCGCTGGGCCGCCCGTCTCGACTTGCTGCGTCGTGGCCTGGTGCGCAGCACCCTGGCGGCTGAAGGTAGCGACAAGATCGTTGACCAGTGCATGAAGGAAATGCGCGAGGTCATCCGCAGCGACAATATGGACGCCGGGCTGGCTGGGCTGATTCCACGCCTGGAAAAGGCCGTGCTCGACTCCGAGCAGCGTCGTGAAACCCGCATGACCCAAGTCAGCGATGCGTTGACCGCGCTGGTCACCCAGTTGCAGACCCTGCCCCTGCCCGGAGAAGTGGCGCGCCCGCTGAAGAAGCTGGCGAAGAAACTGGATGGCGGCGTCAGCCAGTCCCGTGAACTGCCCCCGCTGCTGGGCGAGCTCAGTGGCTTGCAAGGGCGCGCCCTCAACGCGGTGCAAAAGCCTGACGAGGAAGCCAGGCCTGGGTTTCTCCAGCGCCTGTTCGGCGGGCGTGACGAGCCTCAGGCCGAGATGGCCACGGCGGCTGTCGCCGTGACGTCCCCAGCGCTAGCGCCGGCCCCGGCCGAGGCACCCGCGGTACAACCTGCCCTGCCTGATGATGCGGACGAACTGCATGCCCTGAACACTGTGCCTGCGCCTGCGGTGGAGGAAGCGCCCGAACCTGAGCCGGACATCGAGGTACCGGGCCCCGCGTTGGTCGAAACCGTCGCGGTGATTCCTGTCGAGTCCGCGCTTGCGCCCGAGCCCGCCCCGGTAGTCGAGGAGGCACCAGCGCCTGAACTTGCCAGTGTCGAGCCCGAGGAACCACCCGCCGAAGAAGTTGAGCCGGCACAACTCCCCGCGCTCGCGGACATTGTGGAAGGCGAGGACGGCCCCTACGCCCTTCCTGATGCAGTAGAGCCCCCCTACAGCCAGGTGGCGGCCCATATCGAGCAGACCCTGATCGGCCTGCTCGACGACCTCAGCCTGCCCGAACGCCACAAGGCCCAGGCCCTGGAGATGCGCGAACGCGTTGCCCGCGGCCTCAACTGGTACGAGCTGATCCCGGTGCTGGACGACCTGGCCGTGCTCATGCTGGCCATTACCGACAGCGGCCAGCACGAGTTCGAAGCCTATCTGCAGCAACTCAACGAGCGCCTGGAAACCTTCCAGAGCCACCTGCACGAAGCCAGTGCCGGCCACGCGGACAATAGCTCCGCCGCCCGTGAGCTGGACAACCAGTTGCGCGAGCAGGTCGATGGCCTGCAGAGCAGCGTCCAGGGCGCCGCCGACGTGGACAGCCTCAAGCACATCCTGGAGAACCGCCTCGAGGGTTTGCTGGTGACCATGGATGAACACCAGCATGAGCGTGACCGTCGTGAACAGGAGCTGGCTGGCCGTCTGCAAGGGTTGGCCGAGCGGGTAGCGAGCATGGAGCAGGAAGCCCTCGGCTACCGCGAGCACCTCGAGGAGCAGCGCCAGAAGGCGATGATCGATCCGCTCACAGGCCTGCCCAACCGTGCCGCCTGGTCGGAGCGGGTCGAACATGAAGTACTCGACTGGCAGGAGAACGGTGGTCACCTGGCCATGGCGATTCTCGACCTCGACCACTTCAAGCGCATCAACGACGGCTACGGCCACCTGGCCGGCGACAAGGTGCTGAAGATCGTCGCCGACCAGTTGCGCAAGCGCCTGCGCGGCCGCGATTTCATCGCCCGTTTTGGCGGCGAGGAATTCGTCCTGCTGCTGCCGCAGACTTCGCCACCCGCGGCGGTGCAAGTCGCCGAGACGCTGCGCGCGGCGATCGAGGCCTGCCCGTTTCACTTCAAGGGCGAGCGTGTGGTGATTACCGCGTCCATCGGTATCAGCGCCTTCCGCTCCGGTGAGCGTGGCGACCAAGTGCTCAAGCGCGCGGACGACGCGCTGTATCGGGCCAAGGATAGAGGGCGTAATCGCATCGAACAGGGATAGCTGGACTGCGGGGGTGCGTAACAAGGCGTTGCGCATTCACTGCGATATCCCGCCCTTAGCACGTTATACTGTAGCGCTGTTGTCGCTTACCCTGACGTGCGTCCTGCAATGAAAAAACTCATCACCGCCCTGCTTCTACTCACCCTTGCTGGTTGCTCCAGTGGCCTGCGCATCGATCGCAGCCACCCTTCGGCCAACCAGGACAGCCGTATCCAGTTCGTCGTCCTGCATTACACCAATGCGTCGCTGGAGCGCTCCCTCGCATTGCTTACCCATGGCGAAGTCAGCAGCCACTATCTGATCGGCGATGGACCGGCGACGGTCTATCAACTGGTTGATGAAAACCGCCGTGCCTGGCATGCCGGCGACAGCCAGTGGCAGGGGCGTACCTGGCTCAATTCCAGCTCCATTGGCATCGAGATCGTCAACCAGGGCTATACCGACACGCCGAACGGGCGGGTCTGGCACCCCTACAGCGAGGCGCAGATCCAGTCGTTGATCGCCTTGCTCAGGGACATCGTCAAGCGCAACAACATCGACCCCCGGCACATCATCGGGCACAGCGACATCGCCCCGTTGCGCAAACTTGACCCGGGCCCATTGTTCCCCTGGAAGCGCCTGGCCGACGCCGGCCTGGGCATCTGGCCCGAGGCTGGCGCGGTGGCGCGGCAGCAGGCGTATTTCGAGGCCAACCCCCCCAGCATTGGCTGGTACCAGCAGCAACTGGCACGTTTCGGCTATGCCATCGAGCAGACCGGTACCCTGGATGTGGCGACCCGCCATGTGATCGCGGCGTTCCAGATGCGCTTCCGCCCACAGCGTTTCGATGGCATGCCGGACGCCCAGACCGCCGCGATGCTGCAGGTGCTCAACCGCAAGCGCTGACCTTGTCTTGAGGGGCTTGCCCCTCGAGTGTTGCGCCAAACGGCCAGGCCGATCGTCCATTCCGTTGCTATACCTTTGGTAATCAACCGGATGCCGCGCATGTCTGCCCTGATCGCTTCGATGCGCCAATTTTTTTACCATCCGTGGCTGCTTGCCGTGATCGCGGCACTGGCCAGCGCCGCCCTGTTGCTGGCCGCCAGCGTCGGGCTGACCCTGCAACAGATGAAGCAAAGCGAGATCGAGCAGATGAACGCGCGGGGTGAGCGTTTCCTGGATCGTCTGGAGCAAGTGTTCGGCCAACTGCGTGAAGGGGTCGACCAACTCGAGGGGCAAAACCTGCGCGGCTGTGGCCCGGCGATGCTCGAGCAACTGCAGCAGGTGGCGCTGAAATCGCGTTTCATCTATGAGGCGGCTTACGTGGATGGCCGGGACAGCTGCTCCAGCCGAGGCGCAGACCGACAGGTCGACGCCTTGCGAAAGCCGGATATCCGCGGGCCCACCTACAGCTACTGGCTGAATACCACCACCGAACCCAATGACAACCTTGCCGCACTGATGCTTGGGCGCGGCAGGTTCCTGGTGTCCACTTCCCGGGGCCATCTTTCCGATGTGGTCGACCTGCCTCCCGGTGGCAGCCTGCTGGTGGTGCTCGATCGCGGCAACCGTGCGATCCCGGTGCTGGGCCCGGAGCAGCGCTGGCCTCCGACCGCAGACTGGCCGCCGCCCTTGCACAAGCCGTTGCTCGAATTGCCTGACCGGCTGGTGTACCTCATGTCGACCAAATCGCCGGACTACCAGTTGGTGCTGATCGCCCCTCGTGCCAGCCTGCCATTGAGGCTCAATGGCCTGCTCTGGCTGCTGTTTCCCGGCAGCGTGGTGCTGGCCGGCTGCATTGGCTGGCTGGTGCTGCAACTGATCCAGCAGCGCCGCTCGATGAGTTCGGAGCTGCAACAGGCTCTTCGCCGGGGCGAACTGCAGGTGCTCTACCAGCCGATCTTCGAACTGGACAGCCGCCGCTGCGTCGGTGCCGAGGCACTGGTGCGCTGGCGGCGTCCGGACGGCAGCCTGACCAGCCCGGAGTTGTTCATCCCGCTGGCGGAGAACACTGGGCAGATCCGCGAGATCACCGATTTCGTGCTGCAGCGGGTGCTCGAGCAGCTGGGGCAGCTGCTGCGCGCCAACCCACGACTGTACATCTCGGTGAACCTGGCGGCCTGCGATGTCATGGAGCCGCGCATTGGTCGCGTGGCCCAGCGACTGCTGGCCCAGCATCGGGTGGCGGCCAGCCAGATCGCCTTCGAGGTCACCGAGCGTGGCCTGATCGATGTGGTGGTGGCGCGGGACAACCTGCAGACCTTGCGTGCCGTGGGGCACCAGGTGCTGATCGATGACTTCGGTACGGGCTACTGCAGCCTGGCCTATCTACAGACCCTGCCAGTGGATTGCCTGAAGATCGACAAGGCCTTCATCGACGCCCTGGGGCACGATGCCGCCAGCAGTGGCGTGGCGCCGCATATCATTCGCATGGCCCATGACCTGCATCTGCGGGTGATCGCCGAAGGGATCGAGTCGGAGGACCAGGCGGAATTGCTCAACAGCGAAGGGGTGAACTACGGGCAAGGATGGCTGTTCGCCCACCCGCTCAACGCCCGCCAGTTCGTCGAGCTGATCACCCGCGGGCGCCGGGTGGCGGGGCGGCGGATCGATGATGAGCCGTGAATAGAGACTCGCCCGTAGGAGCGGCTTGAGCCGCGATCACCCGCGAAGCGGGTGCCATACAGGGTGATGCCTGCATCGCGGATAAATCCGCTCCTACAGAGGAGTTTGCTGCCTGTGGGATCAGACAGGCAGCGCCATGTAGAACTGCGTCCCCTGCCCTGGCCGCGAGAACACGCCCATGCGGCCGCCATGCAGCTGCACGATCTCCTTGCACAGTGCGAGCCCCAATCCGGCCCCGCCCTTCTTGCGGCCGACCTGTACGAACGGCTCGAAGATCCGTCCCTGCTGCCCATAGGCGATGCCTTCGCCGTTGTCCTCGACGCTGATGATCACCCGCTCGGCATGGCGCCGCGCATGCAGGCGGATACGCCCGCCGATGGCGGTATGGCGGATGGCGTTGTGCAGCAGGTTGTCCAGTACCCGGTCGAGTTGCGCCGCGTCGGCCTGGATGCGTGGCAGGGGCGGTTCCAGCTCGCGGAGCAGTTCGATCTGCTTGTTCGCCGCCTGTTCGGCGAAGCGGGTCTGTGCGCGCTCGAACAATTCATCGAGGGCGCAGGGGGCCAGTTCCAGCTTTTGCAGGCCGCTCTGGTAGCGAGAGAAGTTCAGCAAGTCATTGATCAGCTGGGTGAGGCGCTGCATTTCCTCGGCGATGGTGTCGAGCAGGTCGTTCTCCCGGGCACCTGTCGGGAAGCTGACGCGCTCGCGCAGCAGGCCGAAGGCCATGTGCATCCCCGTGACCGGCGTGCGCAGCTCATGGGACGCACGCAGGACGAACTCGCTGCGTACACGCTCGAAGGCGCGTTGCTCGGTGACATCGTGCAGCACCATCACGGCACCGAGGATAGGTCCCTGGGGGTGGCTGACCGGGGTCAGGCTGTAGGTCAGCAGACGGCTTTCCTCGTCCACTTCCAGGTTCAGGTCGTCTGGTGGCCGGTCCAGGCTGCCGCCACGCAGCACCTGACGCAGTTGCTGTTCCAGCTCCGGACGTTGCAGGGCCTCGGCCAGGCTTGCACCCAGGCGG
This genomic stretch from Pseudomonas entomophila harbors:
- a CDS encoding GGDEF domain-containing protein, whose protein sequence is MTEEAERWKEKYLKSIEQQEKLERRWAARLDLLRRGLVRSTLAAEGSDKIVDQCMKEMREVIRSDNMDAGLAGLIPRLEKAVLDSEQRRETRMTQVSDALTALVTQLQTLPLPGEVARPLKKLAKKLDGGVSQSRELPPLLGELSGLQGRALNAVQKPDEEARPGFLQRLFGGRDEPQAEMATAAVAVTSPALAPAPAEAPAVQPALPDDADELHALNTVPAPAVEEAPEPEPDIEVPGPALVETVAVIPVESALAPEPAPVVEEAPAPELASVEPEEPPAEEVEPAQLPALADIVEGEDGPYALPDAVEPPYSQVAAHIEQTLIGLLDDLSLPERHKAQALEMRERVARGLNWYELIPVLDDLAVLMLAITDSGQHEFEAYLQQLNERLETFQSHLHEASAGHADNSSAARELDNQLREQVDGLQSSVQGAADVDSLKHILENRLEGLLVTMDEHQHERDRREQELAGRLQGLAERVASMEQEALGYREHLEEQRQKAMIDPLTGLPNRAAWSERVEHEVLDWQENGGHLAMAILDLDHFKRINDGYGHLAGDKVLKIVADQLRKRLRGRDFIARFGGEEFVLLLPQTSPPAAVQVAETLRAAIEACPFHFKGERVVITASIGISAFRSGERGDQVLKRADDALYRAKDRGRNRIEQG
- a CDS encoding N-acetylmuramoyl-L-alanine amidase, translating into MKKLITALLLLTLAGCSSGLRIDRSHPSANQDSRIQFVVLHYTNASLERSLALLTHGEVSSHYLIGDGPATVYQLVDENRRAWHAGDSQWQGRTWLNSSSIGIEIVNQGYTDTPNGRVWHPYSEAQIQSLIALLRDIVKRNNIDPRHIIGHSDIAPLRKLDPGPLFPWKRLADAGLGIWPEAGAVARQQAYFEANPPSIGWYQQQLARFGYAIEQTGTLDVATRHVIAAFQMRFRPQRFDGMPDAQTAAMLQVLNRKR
- a CDS encoding EAL domain-containing protein; the protein is MSALIASMRQFFYHPWLLAVIAALASAALLLAASVGLTLQQMKQSEIEQMNARGERFLDRLEQVFGQLREGVDQLEGQNLRGCGPAMLEQLQQVALKSRFIYEAAYVDGRDSCSSRGADRQVDALRKPDIRGPTYSYWLNTTTEPNDNLAALMLGRGRFLVSTSRGHLSDVVDLPPGGSLLVVLDRGNRAIPVLGPEQRWPPTADWPPPLHKPLLELPDRLVYLMSTKSPDYQLVLIAPRASLPLRLNGLLWLLFPGSVVLAGCIGWLVLQLIQQRRSMSSELQQALRRGELQVLYQPIFELDSRRCVGAEALVRWRRPDGSLTSPELFIPLAENTGQIREITDFVLQRVLEQLGQLLRANPRLYISVNLAACDVMEPRIGRVAQRLLAQHRVAASQIAFEVTERGLIDVVVARDNLQTLRAVGHQVLIDDFGTGYCSLAYLQTLPVDCLKIDKAFIDALGHDAASSGVAPHIIRMAHDLHLRVIAEGIESEDQAELLNSEGVNYGQGWLFAHPLNARQFVELITRGRRVAGRRIDDEP
- a CDS encoding KinB sensor domain-containing domain, which codes for MKWPMKLRTRLFLSISALITVALLGLLLGLVSVMQMATQQQRLVQDTTHSLDLGLRLRQNLGEQLNLMLDEDTNPNNLVTLQEQFQTLLNQGLEQGGERTGFSKAASNYQAFVQAYRESPAPARSMGVEQPLGAAFNQVRADLLDSHRQALEHIIRSEEKSRDHALLVSGLLGLMGLTVLVLGFITAHNIARRFGQPIEALAKAADQVGQGNFDVTLPVTQATELNQLTRRFGLMADALRKHQATNIDELLAGQQRLQAVLDSIDDGLLIIDRQGRLEHLNPVAQRQLGWDPSRLGASLAEALQRPELEQQLRQVLRGGSLDRPPDDLNLEVDEESRLLTYSLTPVSHPQGPILGAVMVLHDVTEQRAFERVRSEFVLRASHELRTPVTGMHMAFGLLRERVSFPTGARENDLLDTIAEEMQRLTQLINDLLNFSRYQSGLQKLELAPCALDELFERAQTRFAEQAANKQIELLRELEPPLPRIQADAAQLDRVLDNLLHNAIRHTAIGGRIRLHARRHAERVIISVEDNGEGIAYGQQGRIFEPFVQVGRKKGGAGLGLALCKEIVQLHGGRMGVFSRPGQGTQFYMALPV